In one window of Saprospiraceae bacterium DNA:
- the guaA gene encoding glutamine-hydrolyzing GMP synthase — MEKIIILDFGSQLTQLIARRIRELELYCEILPYHVEFPYDEQISAVILSGSPCSVRDQDHPDVDLQKLVNSYPVFGICYGAQLLAAKFGGEVSPSSKREYGRAHLEFLIDDPCFDGIPDQEQVWMSHSDSISRLPEHTSVIAKTDSIPVAAFKMDLGSFPVYAVQFHPEVVHTKFGKQLLQNFLFKICNLKPNWTTGSFISEQIESIKKQVGNDQVLLALSGGVDSSVAALIMKEAIGANLHCFFIDNGLLRLGEFEQVLHTYEALGLDVKGIDAKDQFYAELDGISDPEAKRKVIGKVFIDVFQMAASNFPAVKWLCQGTIYPDRIESVSVYGGPSSTIKSHHNVGGLPDTLHLKIIEPLKLLFKDEVRQVGSALGLPEVILGRHPFPGPGLAIRIIGEVNRAQVELLQKADEIYISNLRLAGLYDKIWQAGAILLPVHTVGVMGDERTYEKVIALRAVNSSDGMTADWSDIPHAVLAKISNEIINQVKGINRVVYDISSKPPATIEWE, encoded by the coding sequence ATGGAGAAAATCATCATACTGGATTTTGGGTCTCAACTTACCCAATTAATCGCCAGACGAATCAGGGAACTTGAATTGTATTGTGAAATCTTGCCTTATCATGTAGAATTTCCTTATGACGAACAAATATCTGCAGTCATTTTATCGGGCTCTCCCTGTTCTGTAAGAGATCAGGATCACCCTGATGTAGATTTACAAAAGCTGGTGAACTCGTATCCGGTATTTGGTATTTGTTATGGAGCGCAGTTACTGGCTGCAAAATTTGGTGGGGAGGTCAGTCCCTCCTCCAAGAGGGAGTATGGCCGTGCCCATTTGGAGTTTCTGATTGATGACCCTTGCTTTGATGGCATTCCCGATCAGGAACAAGTTTGGATGTCGCACAGCGATTCAATCAGCCGTTTGCCCGAACATACCAGTGTCATTGCAAAAACCGACAGCATACCAGTCGCAGCATTCAAAATGGACCTTGGATCTTTTCCGGTGTATGCTGTTCAATTTCATCCTGAAGTGGTGCATACAAAATTTGGGAAACAACTGCTTCAAAATTTCCTTTTTAAAATTTGCAATCTCAAACCGAACTGGACAACAGGTTCCTTTATCAGCGAGCAAATTGAATCCATTAAAAAGCAAGTTGGAAACGATCAGGTGTTGTTGGCTTTATCGGGAGGAGTTGACTCTTCGGTTGCTGCATTGATCATGAAGGAAGCTATTGGAGCGAACCTGCATTGCTTTTTTATCGACAACGGACTGTTGAGGCTGGGAGAATTTGAACAGGTGCTTCACACGTATGAAGCCTTGGGATTGGATGTAAAGGGAATTGACGCCAAAGATCAATTTTATGCCGAATTGGATGGAATTTCTGATCCCGAGGCTAAAAGGAAGGTTATTGGTAAAGTGTTTATCGATGTATTCCAAATGGCCGCCTCGAATTTTCCTGCTGTAAAGTGGTTATGTCAGGGAACGATTTATCCGGACCGAATTGAAAGTGTTTCGGTTTATGGGGGACCTTCTTCGACCATAAAATCTCACCACAACGTTGGAGGCTTACCCGACACATTGCACTTAAAGATCATAGAACCTCTGAAATTATTATTTAAAGATGAAGTGAGGCAGGTAGGATCTGCATTAGGTCTTCCCGAAGTTATTTTAGGAAGGCATCCTTTTCCGGGACCGGGCCTTGCCATCCGTATCATCGGGGAAGTAAACAGAGCTCAGGTAGAATTGCTTCAAAAAGCCGATGAAATTTACATTAGCAATTTAAGATTGGCTGGACTATACGATAAAATATGGCAGGCTGGCGCAATTCTTCTGCCCGTGCACACAGTAGGAGTTATGGGAGATGAACGCACTTATGAAAAAGTGATTGCGTTAAGAGCTGTAAATTCTTCCGATGGAATGACGGCTGATTGGAGCGACATACCACATGCTGTATTAGCAAAAATTTCTAATGAAATCATCAATCAGGTCAAAGGTATAAATAGAGTTGTTTATGATATCAGTTCAAAACCACCGGCAACAATCGAATGGGAATAG
- the nusB gene encoding transcription antitermination factor NusB: protein MLSRRNVRVKVMQQLYSLAQDHELTYDQAVQAFLKTIHDSFRLYLLNLYCIGRVCYFASEDFKHRQSKHIKSEDDKIFTDKIYSNPLIQSIENNNFIQHKFKEEHCAEGLDDDLFRKIYKDFTKEKSYIEYLNKESDHEDHVEILLELYRFCRRNELFNEIMDDRFACWTDDKSLVIGALKKTLKALPNNEPFYKEYIPDEDTVVHFGKYLFDHTCKMNEDLSAMINPVLENWDSERVALIDMILIKMGVVEMVHFKTIPPKVTLNEYVELSKTYSTDKSKEFVNGVLDKLLKQLESTGKIVKEGRGLSI from the coding sequence ATGTTGAGTAGGAGGAATGTTCGCGTCAAAGTGATGCAACAATTATATAGCCTGGCCCAAGACCACGAATTAACTTACGATCAGGCCGTCCAGGCATTTCTTAAAACCATACACGACTCTTTCAGACTTTATTTATTAAATTTATATTGCATTGGACGGGTATGTTATTTTGCCAGCGAGGATTTCAAACACCGCCAATCCAAGCATATTAAGTCTGAAGACGATAAAATATTTACCGATAAAATTTATTCCAATCCTCTGATCCAAAGTATAGAAAACAACAATTTTATACAGCATAAATTTAAAGAGGAACATTGTGCAGAAGGACTCGACGACGATTTGTTCCGGAAGATATACAAAGACTTTACTAAAGAAAAAAGCTATATCGAATATCTGAATAAGGAGTCTGATCACGAAGATCATGTAGAGATCCTTTTAGAATTGTATCGGTTTTGCCGGAGAAATGAATTGTTTAATGAAATCATGGATGACCGGTTTGCCTGTTGGACTGACGACAAAAGTCTTGTCATCGGAGCATTGAAAAAAACTTTAAAGGCTTTACCCAATAACGAGCCTTTTTATAAGGAATACATTCCCGATGAAGACACGGTGGTTCATTTTGGCAAATATTTATTTGATCACACCTGCAAAATGAACGAGGATTTAAGCGCCATGATCAATCCGGTTTTGGAAAACTGGGATTCTGAGCGCGTTGCCCTTATCGACATGATATTAATTAAAATGGGAGTTGTCGAGATGGTTCATTTTAAAACCATACCGCCTAAAGTGACTTTGAATGAATATGTGGAGTTGTCGAAGACTTACAGTACAGATAAATCGAAGGAGTTCGTAAACGGGGTATTGGACAAACTTTTGAAGCAATTGGAATCCACAGGAAAAATTGTGAAAGAAGGCAGAGGATTGAGTATCTGA
- a CDS encoding DUF1599 domain-containing protein yields MNKTIEQYRQIQKICQSIFAQKAEDYGTSWRILRPSSVTDQLLIKAFRIRSIEEQSEQLIDEMPDVEYVGLINYSIMALIQLDLGSGDKEIEKQEIVGLYNNYFNKAFELMLKKNHDYGEIWRQMRMSSFTDLILSKILRIRRIEKNQGKTIISEGAASNYLDIINYAVFALIIWSENKAWSFKF; encoded by the coding sequence TTGAATAAAACTATTGAACAATATCGCCAGATTCAAAAGATCTGCCAAAGTATATTTGCGCAAAAAGCGGAGGACTATGGTACATCCTGGAGGATATTACGTCCTTCCTCTGTCACCGATCAGCTCTTGATCAAAGCATTCCGCATCCGGAGTATAGAAGAACAAAGCGAGCAGCTGATCGACGAGATGCCCGATGTAGAGTATGTTGGATTGATCAATTATTCCATAATGGCCTTGATCCAATTAGATTTAGGTTCAGGGGATAAAGAAATTGAGAAACAAGAGATCGTTGGATTGTACAACAATTATTTCAACAAAGCATTTGAGTTGATGTTAAAAAAGAATCACGACTATGGCGAGATTTGGAGGCAAATGCGGATGAGCAGTTTTACCGATTTGATACTTTCAAAAATTCTGAGAATACGCAGAATCGAAAAAAATCAAGGTAAAACGATCATTTCTGAGGGCGCTGCTTCAAATTATCTGGATATCATTAACTATGCTGTATTTGCATTGATCATTTGGTCAGAAAATAAAGCCTGGTCATTTAAATTTTAG
- a CDS encoding pyridoxal phosphate-dependent aminotransferase has protein sequence MFKLANRVLEMTESATLRMAQLARKLASEGHDVINLSLGEPDFDTPDFIKQAAIESLKAGFTKYTPVAGTLELRKAISQKFLRDNNLEYGSDEVMVSNGAKQCFANLCFACLEPGDEAVILSPYWVSYYEIIKLTGATPVCVESDVQTDYKPDLPAIRKALSPKTKLFVFSSPCNPTGTVFTENELRAFAEILQDFPDVLVVSDEIYEYIQFGTRHFSIGSLPSLNNRTATINGFSKGYSMTGWRLGYMGGPKAIIEACVKIQGQFTSGAASFSQQAAIKALQSDMSSSKQMCQAYEKRRNLLLNELKSIPEFKVNKPQGAFYVLPEVKILFGKSYQNQTIRDSEDLALFLLTEAKVAIVSGIAFGAPDCIRISYSLSEEKITEAVTRMRRALDLLV, from the coding sequence ATGTTTAAATTAGCAAACAGAGTTCTGGAAATGACGGAGTCGGCTACCCTTAGAATGGCTCAACTTGCACGTAAACTGGCCTCTGAAGGACACGATGTGATCAATTTAAGTCTTGGTGAACCCGATTTCGATACACCGGACTTTATTAAACAGGCTGCTATTGAAAGCCTTAAAGCTGGATTTACAAAATATACGCCGGTGGCTGGAACACTAGAATTGAGAAAAGCCATCAGCCAAAAATTTTTAAGAGACAATAATCTGGAATATGGTTCGGATGAAGTTATGGTATCCAACGGAGCCAAACAGTGTTTTGCAAATCTATGTTTTGCCTGCCTGGAACCCGGAGATGAAGCTGTAATTCTTTCTCCTTATTGGGTGAGTTATTATGAGATCATCAAACTAACGGGTGCAACTCCGGTTTGCGTGGAGAGCGATGTTCAAACCGATTACAAACCAGATCTCCCGGCAATCAGGAAAGCCCTCAGCCCAAAAACGAAATTATTTGTTTTCTCCTCTCCGTGCAATCCCACCGGAACCGTTTTTACTGAAAATGAACTAAGAGCATTTGCAGAGATCCTCCAGGATTTTCCTGACGTCCTGGTCGTTTCAGACGAGATCTATGAATATATTCAATTTGGAACCAGGCATTTCAGCATTGGGTCCTTGCCTTCCCTAAATAATCGCACAGCCACCATCAATGGCTTTTCAAAAGGTTATTCTATGACGGGTTGGAGATTGGGGTATATGGGAGGTCCAAAAGCTATCATCGAGGCCTGCGTTAAAATTCAAGGGCAATTCACTTCCGGTGCGGCAAGTTTCAGCCAACAGGCTGCTATCAAAGCTCTGCAATCTGATATGAGTTCTTCAAAACAAATGTGTCAGGCCTATGAAAAAAGACGCAACCTCCTTTTAAATGAATTAAAAAGCATCCCGGAATTTAAAGTAAATAAACCCCAGGGAGCTTTTTACGTGTTGCCCGAAGTGAAAATTCTGTTTGGAAAATCTTATCAAAATCAAACAATTAGGGATTCGGAAGATCTCGCATTGTTCCTACTCACAGAAGCAAAAGTTGCCATAGTGAGCGGTATTGCATTTGGAGCTCCTGATTGCATCAGGATTTCTTATTCTTTATCGGAAGAAAAAATTACGGAAGCTGTTACAAGAATGCGCAGAGCGCTTGATTTGCTTGTATGA
- the coaE gene encoding dephospho-CoA kinase (Dephospho-CoA kinase (CoaE) performs the final step in coenzyme A biosynthesis.): protein MKLVALTGGMGSGKSTVAVIFDLLGVPVYNSDLAARKLMENDRSLKNKLIKKFGKQSFQLDGKLNTSFISQIVFNDTRELQWLNKTVHPFVAQDVSLWIKGQNSVYGLMETALLLESMAFIKFSKIIFVKSPIELRLQRINSRDHLPRVEIQKKLDSQANEPAVEKLSDYAIENNDITGLISQVLAIHHKLNEAFR from the coding sequence ATGAAACTCGTAGCATTGACCGGAGGAATGGGCAGTGGCAAAAGTACGGTAGCGGTCATTTTTGATTTGCTGGGTGTGCCTGTTTACAATTCTGATTTAGCCGCAAGAAAACTGATGGAAAATGATCGGTCTCTAAAGAACAAATTGATAAAAAAATTCGGAAAACAATCTTTCCAACTGGATGGAAAACTCAACACCTCCTTCATTTCTCAAATTGTATTCAATGATACCAGGGAATTGCAATGGCTGAATAAAACGGTGCATCCTTTCGTCGCCCAAGATGTTTCACTTTGGATCAAGGGACAAAATTCAGTTTACGGACTCATGGAGACTGCACTGCTTTTAGAATCCATGGCATTTATAAAATTCAGCAAGATCATTTTCGTCAAATCTCCTATAGAATTGAGATTACAGCGCATAAACAGCAGAGACCATTTACCAAGGGTTGAAATTCAGAAAAAATTAGATTCGCAAGCAAACGAACCTGCTGTAGAGAAATTATCTGATTACGCGATCGAAAATAATGACATCACTGGCCTCATATCCCAGGTGTTGGCTATTCACCACAAATTGAATGAGGCTTTTAGGTGA
- the rocD gene encoding ornithine--oxo-acid transaminase, which translates to MKTSTSTSTSQFFLDLEDRYGAHNYHPLPVVLERGEGVNVWDVNGKPYLDFLSAYSAVNQGHCHPKIISTLVNQAQKLTLTSRAFYNDQLGPYEKFMCRYFGFEKLLPMNTGAEGVETAVKLCRKWAYAKKGIPENEAKILVFDGNFHGRTMLAVSLSTDPSSYHGFGPFLPGFIKIPYNDPDALVHAFEVENLAGVLIEPIQGEAGVVIPDDNFLALIRTLCSKNNVLFIADEIQTGLGRTGKRLACDHIPVRPDILILGKALSGGTLPISAVLADDEIMLCIKPGEHGSTFGGNPLAAKVAIASIQVIEDEQLAKNAWSQGIYLRELLSTLQQKFPIIKTIRGRGLLNAIVINSEESSDLAWKLCLLMAEQGVLAKPTHGNIIRLAPPLCIRKDQIEEASFGIERALSSLQ; encoded by the coding sequence ATGAAAACATCGACCTCTACCAGCACTTCGCAGTTTTTTCTGGATTTGGAAGACCGCTACGGAGCTCACAATTATCACCCACTTCCCGTTGTTTTGGAACGGGGTGAAGGTGTCAACGTTTGGGACGTAAACGGGAAACCATACCTCGACTTCCTATCTGCCTATTCAGCAGTTAACCAAGGGCATTGCCATCCAAAAATCATTTCTACCCTGGTGAATCAGGCTCAAAAGCTAACACTGACTTCGAGAGCTTTTTACAACGATCAGCTCGGGCCGTACGAAAAATTTATGTGCCGTTATTTTGGTTTTGAAAAATTGCTCCCAATGAATACCGGAGCAGAAGGCGTTGAAACGGCTGTGAAGTTGTGCAGAAAATGGGCTTACGCCAAAAAAGGAATTCCCGAAAATGAAGCAAAGATTCTTGTTTTTGACGGAAACTTTCATGGACGTACCATGTTAGCCGTTTCATTATCTACCGACCCATCGAGTTACCATGGTTTTGGCCCTTTCTTACCAGGCTTTATAAAAATTCCATACAACGACCCCGATGCACTGGTTCATGCATTTGAAGTCGAAAATTTAGCCGGAGTGCTCATTGAACCAATCCAGGGAGAAGCAGGTGTGGTGATTCCGGATGACAACTTTCTCGCTTTGATAAGAACCCTTTGCTCCAAAAATAATGTACTATTTATTGCAGATGAGATCCAAACGGGATTAGGAAGGACAGGAAAACGATTGGCATGCGACCATATTCCGGTTCGACCTGATATACTCATCCTCGGAAAAGCATTATCCGGAGGAACATTGCCTATATCCGCTGTTCTTGCAGACGACGAAATTATGCTTTGCATCAAACCCGGCGAACATGGATCTACATTCGGAGGTAATCCGTTAGCCGCAAAAGTTGCCATAGCTTCCATACAAGTAATTGAAGATGAACAACTTGCTAAAAATGCTTGGAGTCAGGGAATTTACTTGCGGGAGCTCCTTTCAACACTGCAACAGAAATTTCCAATAATTAAAACCATAAGAGGCCGCGGTTTACTCAATGCGATCGTAATAAATAGCGAGGAATCAAGTGATCTTGCCTGGAAGCTTTGTCTTTTAATGGCAGAGCAGGGAGTTTTAGCCAAACCAACACATGGGAACATCATCAGACTCGCTCCCCCACTCTGCATCAGAAAAGATCAAATTGAAGAAGCAAGTTTTGGGATAGAACGCGCCTTGAGTAGTCTTCAGTAG
- a CDS encoding EamA family transporter: MNTVWCIACSFCLGLIFRVAANQKIDLVPLVLVNYLVCSVIAFSKVLQQPAAIINTPGLLYSGLLGILFFFGFTWFAKSIQEGGLPIAVLFQKLSLVLSVPFAVFLGDTLQGWQMPGIILSCISIYFLQKYPNRGLSKSKTALRFLLASLFISAAIECTFIAARKVLEWSQGPPHFFIGFIFVSAFITGILYFAVRRQFHHAINRNVLITGLALGIPNYYSIHFMLEALNTEWQPSVFYTILNIALIVISCFAGVFIFKDNLSPYQWLGLVLSILSLTMLTGSQL; this comes from the coding sequence ATGAACACAGTATGGTGTATAGCATGCAGTTTTTGCCTGGGCTTGATCTTTCGCGTGGCAGCCAACCAAAAAATTGATTTGGTTCCCCTGGTTCTTGTGAACTATCTGGTTTGTTCAGTTATCGCATTTTCAAAAGTCCTGCAGCAACCTGCAGCTATCATAAATACACCCGGTTTGCTTTATAGTGGACTATTGGGTATCCTGTTTTTCTTCGGATTTACATGGTTTGCGAAATCTATACAGGAAGGAGGTCTTCCCATTGCAGTGTTGTTCCAAAAATTATCACTTGTGCTCAGTGTGCCTTTCGCTGTATTTCTTGGCGATACATTGCAGGGATGGCAAATGCCTGGGATCATTTTGTCTTGTATTTCAATTTATTTTCTTCAAAAATATCCGAACCGGGGTTTATCAAAATCGAAAACTGCCCTTCGCTTCCTTCTTGCAAGTTTGTTCATTTCCGCAGCGATTGAATGTACTTTTATCGCTGCCCGAAAAGTTTTGGAATGGAGTCAGGGACCACCCCATTTTTTCATTGGATTCATTTTTGTTTCTGCATTTATAACAGGCATCCTTTACTTTGCTGTTCGGAGGCAATTCCATCATGCAATAAACCGGAATGTCCTCATTACAGGTCTTGCGCTTGGCATTCCCAATTATTATTCCATTCATTTCATGCTGGAAGCTTTGAACACAGAATGGCAGCCATCTGTTTTTTATACCATTCTAAACATTGCCTTGATTGTTATATCGTGCTTTGCCGGAGTTTTCATATTTAAAGATAATTTATCTCCGTATCAATGGCTGGGTCTTGTCCTCTCGATTCTATCTTTGACCATGCTTACAGGATCGCAACTCTAA
- a CDS encoding T9SS type A sorting domain-containing protein yields the protein MQIKFCGKTTNVVPSTDGSGNDQRHKGALRLDYIRVGRLGQSKTSPFYNLGNTGGLTFKNNTWVDGCTNNQNQTYCSGCTKCTFVTDNSNKTLGVFEGKMAGNVRTRSNNNDLFLESTGDQNVVCFVTDPFSVAGHEGKRVEVNIGYEGTKQDGFETKNVNFWYKFTNGEWKQQLNQNSNFLRVIDTTILVLDAVPTAVENLERTVAFQLMPNPVNTELEILLNSNETFFGTVNILDFESRTLKTESHQIPTGTSKLAINVKDLSAGFYFFQLSDGKGRTSSKKFAKY from the coding sequence ATGCAAATTAAATTTTGCGGTAAAACAACGAATGTGGTACCCTCCACCGATGGTTCAGGCAACGACCAAAGACACAAAGGCGCTTTGAGATTAGATTACATAAGAGTCGGCCGACTGGGTCAATCTAAAACAAGTCCCTTTTACAATTTAGGGAACACGGGAGGACTTACATTTAAAAACAATACCTGGGTGGATGGTTGCACCAACAACCAAAATCAAACTTACTGTTCCGGTTGTACAAAATGCACTTTTGTGACTGACAACAGCAATAAAACCCTGGGAGTATTTGAAGGTAAAATGGCAGGAAATGTCAGAACGCGAAGCAATAATAACGACCTGTTCCTGGAAAGTACGGGTGACCAAAATGTTGTCTGCTTTGTTACCGATCCGTTTTCTGTAGCCGGTCACGAAGGAAAGAGAGTTGAAGTAAACATTGGATATGAAGGCACCAAACAGGATGGTTTTGAAACTAAAAATGTTAATTTTTGGTACAAATTCACAAACGGAGAATGGAAGCAACAGCTGAATCAAAACAGCAACTTTTTAAGGGTAATCGACACGACCATATTGGTTTTGGATGCTGTGCCAACGGCTGTTGAAAATCTGGAAAGAACGGTTGCATTTCAACTTATGCCTAATCCTGTAAACACAGAACTCGAAATACTATTAAACAGCAATGAAACCTTTTTTGGAACTGTAAATATTCTCGATTTTGAATCGAGAACCTTAAAGACAGAATCCCATCAAATACCCACTGGTACGTCTAAACTCGCCATAAACGTCAAAGATTTGTCAGCAGGTTTTTATTTCTTTCAACTGTCTGATGGAAAAGGAAGGACCAGTAGCAAAAAATTTGCGAAGTACTAA
- a CDS encoding YigZ family protein, which translates to MENYHSIRSECQSSLTIKGSKFIAIAFPVLNQKEAEEKLSLVKSMHPKARHWCYAWKTGFPEFSYKASDDGEPSGTAGKPILNQIERFGLTNIILIVVRYFGGILLGTGGLLKAYKESASSCLENAQPVLLEKKLEIRIASNAIKIQMLLGIIKDCGVPIKSFDMTTENWILVEIPLRQKTEFLRMVKSKLEKTNLTHIENEEDWRDCKISFREL; encoded by the coding sequence ATGGAAAATTATCATTCAATACGATCTGAATGTCAATCTTCGCTGACCATTAAAGGAAGCAAGTTTATTGCGATTGCCTTTCCCGTACTCAACCAGAAAGAAGCGGAAGAAAAACTAAGCTTGGTTAAATCCATGCATCCCAAAGCCAGGCATTGGTGTTATGCCTGGAAAACCGGATTTCCGGAATTTTCGTATAAAGCTTCTGATGACGGAGAACCTTCCGGCACCGCAGGAAAACCGATATTAAATCAAATCGAAAGATTTGGACTCACCAACATCATTTTGATTGTGGTCCGTTATTTTGGAGGCATCCTATTGGGTACAGGAGGTTTATTAAAAGCCTACAAAGAAAGTGCAAGTTCGTGTTTGGAAAATGCACAGCCCGTTTTACTGGAAAAAAAATTGGAAATAAGAATTGCATCCAACGCCATAAAAATACAAATGTTGTTGGGCATCATCAAAGATTGTGGAGTTCCCATTAAATCTTTTGACATGACTACAGAAAATTGGATCCTCGTTGAAATTCCCCTGCGCCAAAAAACAGAATTCCTGAGAATGGTTAAGTCCAAACTTGAAAAGACTAACCTGACTCACATCGAAAATGAAGAAGATTGGAGGGATTGCAAAATAAGTTTTAGAGAACTATGA
- a CDS encoding DoxX family protein produces MTIITLFIYVGIAAACLSFIIYRFKTPGYSLLDNFIQNFAGILFIFSGFVKAVDPMGTAFKMEQYFTAFEDTCNGSFLKFMAPIFPMFSSYSLGFSVFMIVLEIVLGVMLIIGYKKKLSAWLFFAIMVFFTILTGFTYLTGYVPTDANFFEFSKWTEFNKNQMRVTDCGCFGDFIKLEPKVSFIKDIILMGPAIWFLLRWRKLYTLFTEKIRMAITGMSTLGLLLFCFSNYVWNEPVIDFRPFKIGTDIRTQLEIEQKAQADVEILAYKIRNRESQKELEVPYQAYIDSFKSNPNFKATWETLDQIKSEPKVARTKISDFDLLSYDGESKTSEILNDERYRLMVISPKVKYEVKGEEVSVSDTIFHIDTVVIFDPVTLIETIEVRKGKVDTIIEKTIKKNKYTFDPDYLAVIQKQILPLLDSVKDLQVNFTAVFGGLTEEGMIELRKASGIEFSCYEADDLLLKTIMRSNPGLLLLKNGKVIHKWHHKQLPDPQELKEKYLNEAGNKLY; encoded by the coding sequence ATGACAATTATTACCTTATTCATTTATGTTGGTATTGCTGCAGCTTGTTTGAGTTTTATTATTTACCGATTTAAAACTCCAGGCTATTCACTTTTGGATAATTTTATTCAAAATTTTGCCGGTATACTCTTTATTTTTTCCGGTTTTGTGAAAGCAGTAGATCCGATGGGAACTGCTTTTAAAATGGAGCAATATTTTACCGCATTTGAGGATACCTGCAATGGCTCGTTTCTAAAATTCATGGCCCCGATATTTCCAATGTTTTCAAGTTACTCATTGGGTTTTTCGGTATTTATGATTGTGTTGGAAATCGTACTTGGAGTAATGCTCATAATTGGGTATAAGAAAAAACTTTCAGCCTGGTTATTTTTTGCAATCATGGTATTCTTTACCATCCTTACCGGATTCACTTATTTAACCGGTTATGTGCCCACGGATGCCAATTTCTTTGAATTTTCAAAGTGGACAGAATTCAATAAGAATCAGATGAGGGTAACCGATTGTGGTTGTTTCGGAGATTTTATCAAACTTGAACCCAAAGTTTCTTTCATAAAAGATATTATTTTGATGGGACCAGCTATTTGGTTTCTCTTGCGCTGGAGGAAACTGTATACACTGTTTACAGAAAAAATCAGAATGGCCATTACAGGAATGAGCACCTTGGGCTTGTTGCTGTTCTGTTTTTCAAATTATGTCTGGAATGAACCTGTTATTGACTTTCGTCCTTTTAAAATTGGAACGGATATCAGAACTCAACTCGAAATTGAACAAAAAGCTCAGGCCGATGTAGAGATCCTGGCTTATAAAATCAGGAACAGAGAATCTCAAAAGGAATTGGAAGTTCCTTACCAGGCCTATATAGATTCGTTCAAAAGCAACCCAAATTTTAAAGCGACATGGGAAACCCTCGATCAGATAAAATCCGAACCTAAGGTTGCCCGGACGAAAATATCAGACTTTGACCTCTTGTCCTATGATGGGGAGAGCAAAACAAGTGAAATTTTGAACGACGAGCGATATCGATTGATGGTCATTAGTCCTAAAGTTAAATACGAGGTGAAAGGAGAAGAAGTGTCAGTTTCAGACACCATCTTTCACATAGACACCGTTGTTATATTCGATCCTGTGACATTAATTGAGACTATTGAGGTTAGAAAAGGGAAGGTTGACACCATTATTGAAAAGACGATCAAAAAGAATAAATACACCTTTGATCCGGATTATCTGGCTGTTATACAAAAGCAAATTCTGCCATTGCTGGATTCAGTAAAAGATCTTCAGGTCAATTTTACTGCAGTTTTTGGCGGCTTGACTGAAGAAGGTATGATTGAATTGAGAAAAGCTTCCGGTATTGAATTTTCATGCTATGAAGCCGACGATCTATTGCTAAAGACCATTATGAGGTCAAATCCTGGCTTGTTATTGTTGAAAAATGGGAAAGTTATTCATAAATGGCATCACAAGCAGTTACCGGATCCTCAGGAGCTTAAGGAAAAATACCTGAATGAAGCCGGTAATAAGTTGTATTGA